The Magnolia sinica isolate HGM2019 chromosome 10, MsV1, whole genome shotgun sequence genome includes a window with the following:
- the LOC131258401 gene encoding uncharacterized protein LOC131258401: MATAASMDFATTFFGFAKRQANALRIQSSVFPFPRKLSPHNTFTTTTTATLPSISLKSIRLPNSHSFFLKSSPLPSKKTGQLRRFRASAAATQSESSDVLTKIPPDDRIPATIITGFLGSGKTTLLNYILTADHGKRIAVIENEFGEVDIDGSLVAAQTTGAEDIIMLNNGCLCCTVRGDLVRMIGELVDKKKGKFDHIVIETTGLANPAPIIQTFYAEDVVFNDVKLDGVVTLVDAKHAGFHLDEVKPKGIVNEAVEQIAYADRIIVNKTDLVGEPEIASLIQRIKNINRMAHLKRTSFGKVDLDYVLGIGGFDLERIESAVNAEGSKDDHDDHDHKHDHHHHHHDHEEHDHKHEHHADHHAHDHTHDPGVSSVSIVCEGSLDLEKANMWLGTLLLERSDDIYRMKGLLSVEGMNERFVFQGVHDIFQGSPDRLWQPDEQRVNKIVFIGKNLDSESLEKGFKACLL, from the exons ATGGCGACAGCAGCTTCCATGGATTTCGCTACTACTTTCTTCGGCTTTGCAAAACGACAGGCAAACGCTCTACGAATCCAATCCTCAGTCTTTCCCTTTCCACGGAAACTCTCTCCTCACAACACCTTTaccacaacaacaacagcaacactGCCTTCCATTTCCCTGAAATCAATCCGTCTCCCAAACAGTCACAGCTTCTTCTTGAAATCCTCGCCATTGCCTTCGAAGAAGACGGGACAGCTTCGGAGATTCAGGGCATCAGCTGCGGCGACTCAGAGCGAGAGCTCGGATGTTCTTACGAAGATTCCTCCCGATGATCGCATTCCGGCCACCATCATTACTGGATTTCTAGGCTCTGGAAAG ACGACTTTACTGAACTATATTTTGACTGCTGATCATGGAAAGCGCATAGCAGTGATTGAGAATGAG TTTGGTGAAGTTGACATTGATGGTTCATTAGTAGCTGCTCAAACTACTGGGGCTGAAGACATTATTATGCTGAATAATGGTTGCTTATGCTGCACTGTGAGGGGTGACCTGGTTCGTATGATTGGAGAGTTGGTTGATAAGAAGAAAGGGAAATTCGATCATATTGTAATTGAGACTACAG GCTTAGCAAATCCAGCACCGATAATCCAGACATTCTATGCAGAGGATGTAGTTTTCAATGATGTTAAGTTGGATGGAGTCGTTACCTTGGTCGATGCAAAGCATGCGGGTTTTCACCTAGATGAGGTTAAGCCCAAAGGAATAGTCAACGAGGCAGTGGAACAAATTGCATATGCAGACCGCATTATAGTGAACAAG ACTGACCTTGTTGGTGAGCCAGAAATTGCTTCCTTGATCCAGCGGATAAAG AACATCAATCGGATGGCTCATCTGAAGCGGACATCCTTTGGTAAAGTTGATCTGGATTATGTTCTTGGGATTGGGGGCTTTGATTTGGAAAG GATAGAGAGTGCTGTCAATGCTGAAGGTTCGAAGGATGATCACGATGATCATGATCACAAGCatgaccatcatcatcatcaccatgatCATGAAGAACATGACCATAAACATG AACATCATGCTGATCACCATGCCCATGATCACACTCATGATCCTGGTGTTTCTTCTGTTAGCATAGTTTGTGAAGGGAGCTTGGATCTCGAGAAG GCTAATATGTGGTTAGGTACATTATTATTGGAACGCAGTGATGACATATATCGTATGAAGGGTCTCCTTTCTGTTGAGGGTATGAATGAGAGATTCGTCTTTCAG GGAGTTCATGATATATTCCAAGGTTCTCCAGATAGATTGTGGCAGCCGGACGAACAGAGAGT